GATGAGCAAAGCCTGCATGCGCATCTCATCCGGGTCAGAAATCAGCCCATCCAGCTCTTCTGCATTTGTTACCTAGAACAAAGATTGAAAGGTTGCAAAGTGACGTGTGATTTCAGCAGCAAGATGCAGGTATTGTACTCAAATTTAATCCATCTAGCCTACTGCATCTCTTTCTTTAGGACTTAAACCCCTTTTCACAGCAGATTAACAAAGTTGCAGGCTACGTCTTCAATACTAAAAGAGTAGAGTGTAACTTAAGGTTTTTCctggaaatgaaaaatgtgtactcaaggttttttttccttgatgtcacattttgacatcggagggggggggggtattttgaGAGTTTTAAATACATTACAAAGACACTTTAAGGTGTTGCTGGGTAAAAAAAGACACTCACCTCTCTAGCATAGTCATACGCCATGATCAGCTGCTTGGGTTCTGGCTTATGGATGATGTTGTTACTGTCCATGTACCTTAGATCCATGGCTCTTTTCCAGTATTTTAAAGCTCCAAGCAGATCTCTTTTCTTGTCTACAAATGTAGCTCCCAAGAGCTCCAGGGCATCGATCCGTTCCGTGTGGCTTGTCTGCAGAGACAAAATGTGAGATTTATGTGAGGCTCGCACAACTCTATGCAAATCCCCCCCAAAACTCTTAACTGTAGGTGACAGGAAGCCTGACCTGCTGGTGAGTTGTCAGGTAGTCTACAATGTTAGTATGGCCTGTAACGCTGGCAGAAAGTAAGGGTGTCATGCCATAGCCATCCTGCTCCATGGTTGCTCCGTACTGCAGCAACATCCGCATGATCTCCAGACTGCCTGACTCTGCACAGTCATGAAGCGCTGTGTTGCCTGTGACAGAGATGACACGTCTTGaatgaaacacaaaaaaccTACATTACACATCACAGAAGCTTAGGAGGAATTCAGGGGCCAAGTCATGTCTGCATCTATATTACTTTGATATGAACTTACTGAATTTTTCTCTCCAGGTTATCATAAATTGAtcatgtaaaaaaatatttaaagagcTGAATAACTGATGCAGTTTTACATTTATTCATGCTATGAGATGTGTCCTCCTCGCATTATTTTAGTGGTTTGATGAGTTTTAGAACAGAAAAAGAGAATCTAATTCTACAAGGGATTTGTGCAAACACCAGACACAAGACCTCAGAGTATTTTTCcaacacaaaacatgaaaatgcagTGCAATGCAATTCAAATAAAGTCAACCACATAAGCAGTTCAGAAGGCAAAGATAAATATGAATGTCTAACTAGGAAGAGCAGAGAACACTGTTCTTAAAAGTTTAATCTGAttaatttagttcagtttttaaagaaaacaattcTCCATTCCAGGGTTCCCAGATATGCAGTTCAATCCAATTTAGCatatacaacaacaacaactaaaTAAAATCTCCTTGGAATCCACCAAACTCAAAAAAGGAAGTACATCTGATCACATTTCTGTTTACATCCCTCGCTGCTGagaataaaactaataaaagtcAATAGTAAGAGGACAATCAGTCACAAAGCTTTAAGCGTCTCGGTGTTACTGCAGTGCTGGATGTCAGAGGAGCTGTCAGACTAACAGACTCCTCTTCTTTCCAGAAAGAATCATCCATAAGgtcccaataaaaaaaaaattcttgcgAATGCAAACTTACACAGCAAAAACACCTGAGCCAAATGAGGGTATCTGACCACCATACTGACTTATCCagttcaacaacaaaaaaaaaaaaaaacaccaccacaGGGCTGCACAAAAATCTGATCAACTCCACTGGTTGCTGGGACTGCAGGGCATACAGGTGAGTCAAGTGCACATGACTTTTGTTATgaactgaaaaaatatttagtgaTCGTCACAAGTTTCCAGGAAAAGGAAGCATTGCACTTTGAGATGTGAGCTCAGCTGCTGTAACACAGGGGGGGGACCTGTTACActgatcaaaatgaaaaattaagttCCACCAATGTGGCAATGTTTTCGGTCTTTGACTCATTTGCCTTCATTCAAAGGTGTGTCATTGCTGGTGAAACCATGTGGGATTCAAACTGTAGTATTCCAAACAGAcatcaaggggaaaaaaaaaaaaaaatctcaaccACCACAATTTGAACTGagaagatacaaaaaaaaaaaaaaaaaaaaaaaccccaacaacatTTAAGATCATTCAGGGAGCACAACTAGAACCATTTCCACTATTACTACACTGACTCAAGACTAGGCTATGCATGACTGGCGTGTTAAAAGTAGGTCACTCAGCCCAGAAAAAAATAGGTTCAGTTTTTCCCAACGAGGAGGGGGACACACATCTACAGacccacacacataaacacacccGTGCTTAATGAACTTTGAGTTGCACAAAGATAAGAAACCCCTGCAACAACAAGCGCTTCATGCTCAtccccacctttttttttgtttgcttttctttctgctctctgAGGCTACTCCATATTcagtcagatgagaccaaacaGGGTTAGTTTGGGATTAACCAACAGTTATATTCTCTGGTTTCTGCAAAGTCACTAATCAGATTCAAGCAAACTTTGGCAGCAGCAGCGGTGCTACAGTTTGTCCCTCAGTTAAATATGTACAAGAAAAACTCGGAAAACAGCAAGTAAAACATGTTTATACTCCAAAATTATTCAAACTGACTTGATTATACAACCAGCGTTTTAATGCGTTTTAGATAAACACCACCAATATTATAATATGTTGAAATTACAACAAAGCTTCCTCTGGGCCTTCCTGAAAACCTGCAGACACCAGCCTGGAAAATTTTTCTTGGGGGAAACTTAAGAAGTTGGTTAAGTTTTGTTTGTCTGATAGACAATTGAAAAAGACACCTTGCTAACAGCTTATTTACTGGAAGTCTTTCATGAACTGAGAAGTGTTAGGTTTTCTGAGGAGGAAGCAAGCAGAACACAACTTCTGAAGCAGTTTAGTCAGCTGTGATTATTTTATGACTGTTCTCCCCTAACTTGCTTGCCTTCCTCCCTAAACACAAGGTCCATTGTTTTTGAAAAGCTTCCAGTCATATCTAATATTAGAGATTTACCCTCTTATGTCAGTTCAGCTGTTTTGTGGAAAGCAGTAGTCTAGAGGATGGTTTGTGCCAAATAAAACACATGTCCCCTGCTCTTGAATTTGGTGCCAACTACTGGAAAGCCAAGTAAAAGCTAAACCAGCATAGTTCTGATCACAGAAGAGTTCAAAATAAGGGTTTAACTATGCCAATCCAGGTAGGTATCCAAAGGTAGTGGCCTGAAACCATGAATTCAAGCCTGCCAAAGCAGATGTCTCCATAAAGTGTCGGGTTCTGAAAATTATCTCATGCAAGACAcgagcttttctttttaagcagTCCTGTAAAAGACAATGACCTCAGAAACAGACACTTTTTGTTCTTGTATTTACAAAACACCATCTGAATATTAAGTATGATCTTCAAGACACACCCTGACAGACACGCACAGGCTGACGTAGCCAACGTGAAACTTTCAACTGTGAAACCAGAAGTTCATGCTTCTCTGGTGAGTcatttcagattaaaaaaaaaaaaaaagcaactgaatTAATTTTGTCATGCATTTTTCCCTTGCTAGATCATAACAAACCCTATATTTAAATGCATGTACGTGTGTCATATGCATTTTACCCATGTTGTGTGATTTTCTCAGAAACTAACTGCtatcagctttttttaaaaaaaaaaaaaaggagaaaaaaaaagggggggttaTCATCTATCaattcattatttttctgtGGAAACTCGTGTTAGTGACTACGGACTGACTCACCTTTGATGCTTTTCCTGTTCACATCTGCCCCTTTCTCCAGCAGGTACTGCGCTATCTCCTTGTGCCCCTTGTAGCAGGAAATCATGAGACACGTATGGCCGTGTCTATTGGCCACCTCCAGGTCAGCATTGTGCTCCACCAGGTACTTCACAATGTCCAGGTGGCCGTCAAAGCAGGCCGCCCTCAGGGGCGTCGAGTTGGTCAGGGTGGTGCTGTTGACAGAAGCTCCGTGACCCAAGAGGGACTGGACTACCTTCAGGTGTCCCGCTGCAGAGGCAGCCCAGAGTGGGGGCGCCCCCTCGATGGTCTCCCCGTCAAAGTTCACGGAACCACCGACCTCAACAGGAGCGCTGCAGCACTCCAGCAGATACTCCACCAGGTCCAAATGGCCGTACCGCGCAGCCATCAGGAGCGGGGTGGCCCCGTTTGTTTTCTCGCCCATTAACTTGGTCACTTCGTGCCCATCTTTGTTCTCCAGCAGCTTCTGAAGCAGCCGAAGCTTACCGTCCCTGGCTGCATTGAACACCGCGGTCTTTAAATCCATCTCCGAGAATTAAAGTCGctgttgaattaaaaaaaaaaaaaaagaaaagaaaaggcagcGCTGTCTGTCAAACAATGGGGTCGACGACCACTGGAGGTGTAAGGTCGCTGTGGACAGGTGAAGCTCGGGAGCCTTTGTTTACAAGCTCCGACTTTCTAGCTAACGGTGAAACCACTGTGctaccttttttatttttttttaagaggagGTTAAAATCCGCAAATAATTCGCGACTTTCTAAAGCTCCAGCTTTAAAAAGTTGGCACCACTTAAATCTTAAACTCACTCACTAACTCAGAAGTTTGGAGCCCAGTTAGCAAAAGCAGCTAGTCAACTTCCTTGATCTGGTTAGCTAACCGACTAGCTCCGCTTAGCTGAACCACTCTTCACCTCCTTACTGATCGTCCACCCGACGGTCCTCCACTGACACGTCCTCTCCCCGGAGGAGCCCTTCTTCCTTAGATCTGTCCCCTTCGCTGGTCATTGTCCCCCAGCATAACGTTACTCCTTACGGGGTTATTTATAATCGCTTTCCAAGGGCCGGAGTGTAGAAATCCACCCCCACCCGTTTacgctgctgccgctgctgcttctgctaGCTTAGCCTGGAAAAACGACGTTCAGCTAGACAAGCAAGGGGATATCCCCCACTATCCAAGCCGCGTTCGTTTCTCCCTCACAGACACACTTCGTCCAAAGAGGGAAAACAAaagtccaaaagaaaaaaggaaaaaaaaaaaaaaacagcaacagggGTTACCACGAAAATGAGTTATAAGTAGTCCATACAGCCGCTCAGCGAGCTGGCACGTCCGCCAAATGGAAAGAAGGTAAATAGGGGAGGCTAACTAACCACCCACGAGTCGACTGGATGATCACGACTCGGTTTGTGTCAAATCACAAACCCGACGCAGTCTTTTTTCTCCGGTGGAGCAAACGATTGACACGTCGATGGCCAATCACATAGCTGGTATCCCCGTTACGCAGAAAACAACAACGCGTTAAAAGAGTCTGTTTTTCAAGCGCCAATGAATTTTCTTACTACCATAGAAAGAGAAGCCTGAGGCGCAGGAAAGGCTGAAATACTGCACTGATAACTGAGCAACATACAAGGTAAGGTACATCCAAACTGCGTCCAGAGGTTGGCGGAATTTAAAGAAACACAGTATGAACtcggttttttttaaaggaaaaagtcaGGACCAGAGTagtttcctctttaatttttctttttaatttagttCACTTTTAGTTTCCAGAAGCATTAAGCTCGTTTCGGTTTcgttatttttatctttttaaaaaaaaaaaactcactgttGCGCATATATACAGTTTTGCACTACCTCATATAATGATGGCCTGTAATATTGCCCTGTAGTAGTACCTTTAACAatgttgggggtttttttgttttttttttattgtagattatgtgtttggtcaattatttctttgttgtaacaatgcttcttggcaataaatcttataccattggaaagcctgtttatttccccttaaatggtgccgcatttgtaaggaaaatgcatttgtgggttgagcagtaGAGCTGAGTATGTGGGCTGgtcccatgaaaaacttgccaaatcttctctgccaatgccaaacaacatattctgctattgactcttgtcttgaacttctggtaccccaggtgttGACAGTCgggcttgtcatcattggaggcattctcaaacacagagagatatCGAGATGAgatctgcaaccagtggcaatcccatatcttcGCAGTCTGGGGccaaactctatcctccaaAATGACACAGTGGGGTTTATCAGAGAATATTTCCAGAAtctgggagtggagaggatggaatggcctgcctgcagtcctgtgggattacatcaggaacTGACTCTGAGCTTATTCTTGTTTTCAATGCAAAGGCTGACAGTTGAGGTCAGGTAGGAGTCTCCATGGACTATGATGCTTGCAGACAACACTGTGATTTGCAGTGAGATTAGGGAACAGGTCGAGGAGAGCCTGGCAAGGTGGAAGTATGctttggagagaagaggaatgaaagccaggcgaagcaagacagaatacatgtgtatgaatgagaggGAAACAAGTGTAACAGTGCaagatgcaaggagcagaggtagtgaagatggatgagtttaaatacctggggtcagctATCTAATGTAAGGCATGTAATGtaaggcagggtggagtgggtgcaGATGACTGTCGggatgatttgtgacagaaggacagcagaaaagtgaaagggaaggtttacaagatggtagtgagacctgctatgatgtatggtttggagaagGTGGTACTGACAAAaagatattcaattcaattttatttatatagtgccaaatcacaacagtcgcttcaaggcactttatattgtaaggtaaggtaaagaccctacaataattacagagaaaactcaatagtcaaaatgaccctctatgagcaagcatttggcaacagtgggaaggaaaaactc
This sequence is a window from Archocentrus centrarchus isolate MPI-CPG fArcCen1 chromosome 9, fArcCen1, whole genome shotgun sequence. Protein-coding genes within it:
- the fem1c gene encoding protein fem-1 homolog C, which codes for MDLKTAVFNAARDGKLRLLQKLLENKDGHEVTKLMGEKTNGATPLLMAARYGHLDLVEYLLECCSAPVEVGGSVNFDGETIEGAPPLWAASAAGHLKVVQSLLGHGASVNSTTLTNSTPLRAACFDGHLDIVKYLVEHNADLEVANRHGHTCLMISCYKGHKEIAQYLLEKGADVNRKSIKGNTALHDCAESGSLEIMRMLLQYGATMEQDGYGMTPLLSASVTGHTNIVDYLTTHQQTSHTERIDALELLGATFVDKKRDLLGALKYWKRAMDLRYMDSNNIIHKPEPKQLIMAYDYAREVTNAEELDGLISDPDEMRMQALLIRERILGPQHPDTSYYIRYRGAVYADSGNFERCINLWKYALDMQQSNLDPLSPMTASSLLSFAELFSFMLQDRAKGLLGTSVSFEDLMGILSKSVLEIDRAIKQSGPMPPDPTQLSKALSIILHLICLLEKVPCTAEQDHFKKETIYRFLKLQPCGKNGFSPLHLAVDRNTTCVGRYPVCKFPSLTVASILLECGADVNSRDEDDNSPLHIAASNGHPDIMNLLISCGTHFDSTNAFQQTACDLLDEKELARNVIQPINHTTLQCLAARAIIKHGLDYQGNIPEKLESFVLLHR